A single region of the Fusarium fujikuroi IMI 58289 draft genome, chromosome FFUJ_chr05 genome encodes:
- a CDS encoding related to myosin heavy chain proteins, giving the protein MPVLQSKNATGGDAPKQFNQPSRKGKKAWRKNVDVTEVQKGLEELNKEIIAGGVIKEKSSEDLFTLDTKGDAGLPKKFNKHIKKGLKADEIINARSPVPAVSMRKRPGDKTTNGILPVKRQRTDWVSHKELARLKRVADGEHQNTVQVQDATYDIWDMPAEPQAKDPENFLEEEVKPKAPKSMKKEPLSLLESGKQVPAVLKPTGGYSYNPDFDEYTQRLEEESEKALEAERKRLEKEEQERIKQEAAARSAAEAEAAEARANLSEWEEDSEWEGFQSGAEDDKPSAKRPQRKTQAQRNRIKRRKEEERLAKHKAALKAHRRQAQRIQEIAEEIEERDRNKALVLQKDDESDPIDELRAEKLRRKQLGKYKLPERDLELVLPDELESSLRRLKPEGNMLRDRYRSMLVRGKVESRRHIAFHKQAKRKFTEKWTYKDFMI; this is encoded by the exons ATGCCAGTGTTACAGTCCAAGAACGCCACCGGGGGAGATGCTCCCAAACAGTTCAACCAGCCTTCgcgaaaaggaaagaaggcATGGAGGAAAAATGTTGATGTAACCGAGGTGCAGAAGGGTCTTGAAGAATTGAACAAGGAGATTATCGCTGG tgGTGTTATCAAGGAGAAGTCCTCTGAAGACTTGTTCACTCTCGATACTAAGGGCGATGCCGGTCTCCCCAAAAAGTTCAACAAGCACATCAAGAAGGGCCTCAAGGCTGACGAGATCATCAATGCCCGTTCTCCCGTGCCCGCCGTTTCCATGCGCAAGCGACCGGGTGATAAGACAACAAATGGAATTCTTCCTGTGAAACGCCAAAGGACTGATTGGGTGTCACACAAGGAGCTGGCGCGACTAAAGCGAGTGGCCGATGGAGAACATCAGAATACTGTCCAAGTACAAGATGCCACCTATGATATCTGGGACATGCCTGCAGAGCCACAGGCGAAGGATCCCGAAAACTTCTTGGAAGAGGAGGTCAAGCCCAAGGCTCCAaagtcgatgaagaaggagcCCCTTTCTTTGTTGGAGAGTGGCAAGCAGGTTCCTGCTGTTCTCAAGCCCACGGGAGGATATAGCTACAACCCTGATTTCGACGAGTACACACAACgtctggaagaagagagtgagaaggCTCTTGAAGCTGAGCGCAAACGCCTGGAGAAAGAGGAACAGGAGCGCATTAAGCAGGAGGCTGCAGCCCGATCAGCGGCTGAGGCCGAGGCCGCAGAGGCTCGTGCCAACCTTTCGGAGTGGGAGGAGGATTCCGAATGGGAAGGATTCCAGAgtggtgctgaagatgatAAGCCATCCGCCAAGCGCCCACAGAGAAAGACCCAAGCTCAGCGCAATCGCATCAAGCGCcgcaaggaagaggagcgtcTCGCGAAACACAAGGCTGCCCTTAAGGCCCACCGTCGCCAAGCCCAGCGCATCCAGGAGATCGCCGAGGAGATCGAAGAGAGAGACCGCAACAAGGCACTTGTCTTGCAAAAAGACGACGAATCCGACCCCATTGATGAGCTTCGTGCCGAGAAATTGCGCCGCAAGCAGCTTGGCAAGTATAAGCTTCCTGAAcgggatcttgagcttgtcctTCCAGATGAGCTCGAAAGTTCGCTGCGCCGTCTCAAGCCCGAGGGCAACATGCTCCGGGACAGATACCGAAGCATGTTGGTGCGTGGCAAGGTTGAGAGCAGAAGACATATTGCTTTCCACAAACAGGCCAAGCGCAAGTTTACGGAGAAGTGGACATACAAGGACTTCAtgatataa
- a CDS encoding probable Ras-related protein Rab-6A → MSQAGGSYNNPLKKFKLVFLGEQSVGKTSLITRFMYDSFDNMYQATIGIDFLSKTMYLEDRTVRLQLWDTAGQERFRSLIPSYIRDSSVAVVVYDISNAKSFQNTKKWIDDVRAERGNDVIIVLVGNKTDLNDKREVTTQQGEEEAKKNNLMFVETSAKLGHNVKNLFKRIAQALPGMEGSDAAAQASNQMIDVKTNNSQQSQEGCAC, encoded by the exons ATGTCGCAAGCTGGCGGATCATACAATAACcccttgaagaagttcaa GTTGGTGTTTCTAGGAGAACAGAGCG TCGGAAAGACCTCTTTAATCACACGATTCATGTATGATTCTTTCGACAACATGTATCAAGCGACAATTGGCATTGATTTCCTCTCCAAG ACCATGTACCTCGAGGACCGGACGGTGCGACTGCAGCTATGGGATACTGCTGGACAAGAACGATTCCGAAGCTTGATTCCTTCTTACATCCGCGATTCAAGCGTAGCTGTTGTTGTCTATGACATCTCTA ACGCTAAGTCATttcaaaacaccaagaagtgGATTGACGACGTACGAGCCGAGCGAGGTAACGATGTTATTATTGTGCTGGTTGGAAACAAGACGGATTTGAACGACAAGCGGGAAGTGACCACACAgcagggagaagaggaggcaaAGAAGAACAACCTCATGTTTGTCGAGACAAGCGCAAAGCTGGGCCACAACGTCAAGAACCTGTTCAAGAGGATAGCACAAGCCTTGCCTGGCATGGAGGGAAGCGATGCCGCGGCGCAAGCTTCCAACCAGA TGATTGATGTCAAGACGAACAACTCGCAGCAGTCGCAAGAAGGCTGCGCATGCTAA
- a CDS encoding related to D-ribose-5-phosphate ketol-isomerase translates to MSSAANLVESAKKLAAYQAVNDHLDASYKFVGIGSGSTVVYVVDAIVSKGPEFYKGMTFIPTGSQSKGLIRAAGLNLVNLDERPVVDGLPVPLDVAFDGADEVDEDLNLIKGGGACLFQEKLVAIAAKKFIAVADYRKQSPRLCTTWKTIPIEVLPLSAPDVLTRLRAMGSANPVVRSGLPSKAGECVTDNGMWLIDAPFSPLLLPKDVKSEGDGRGKDGAWEVNALAEELVRTPGIVEIGLFHGFNGSEAVNLGKRLQAQKPIAAYFGLANGEVQVQNAA, encoded by the exons TACAAATTCGTCGGCATTGGTTCTGGCAGTACTGTTGTTTACGTTGTCGACGCCATTGTCAGCAAGGGTCCTGAGTTCTACAAGGGAATGACCTTTATTCCTACTGGGAGCCAGTCAAAGGGTCTCATTCGCGCTGCTGGTCTCAACCTTGTCAATCTTGATGAGAGACCAGTCGTGGATGGGCTTCCTGTTCCTCTTGATGTTGCCTTCGACGGTGCtgacgaggttgatgaggacctcaaccttatcaAGGGTGGTGGTGCTTGTCTGTTCCAAGAGAAACTGGTAGCAATTGCTGCAAAGAAGTTCATTGCCGTTGCTG ATTACCGAAAGCAATCTCCTAGATTATGTACCACCTGGAAGACCATTCCCATCGAAGTCCTTCCCCTATCTGCCCCTGATGTTTTGACCCGTCTTCGAGCAATGGGCTCAGCCAACCCTGTTGTGCGTTCAGGCCTCCCTAGCAAGGCTGGAGAATGCGTGACAGACAACGGTATGTGGCTTATCGACGCCCCATTTTCTCCCTTGCTTCTTCCCAAGGATGTCAAGTCGGAAGGGGATGGTCGTGGAAAGGACGGTGCCTGGGAAGTTAATGCGCTCGCTGAGGAATTGGTCCGAACCCCTGGCATCGTTGAAATTGGACTGTTCCATGGCTTTAACGGCAGTGAAGCCGTGAATTTGGGCAAGCGACTTCAAGCACAGAAGCCAATTGCTGCTTATTTCGGCCTCGCCAATGGTGAAGTGCAAGTACAAAATGCGGCTTGA